A region of the Phaeodactylum tricornutum CCAP 1055/1 chromosome 1, whole genome shotgun sequence genome:
GATTCTTGCGAACTTTCTCGGCCCCCATGCGGACGACAATCGTCAGACGCCCGGGAATATTTTGGGGATTCATAGTATCGATGATGCGGATGAGTTCTTCCGGTGTGCACTTGTCCGAAATCTTGACTCCCAGCGGATTTCCAATTCCGCGTACGAATTCCAAGTGGGCACCATCCAATTGACGAGTGCGCTCTCCAACCCACAGCATATGGCCTGAGCAATCGTAGTAGCGTCCGGTAGTTGAGTCCTTGCGGGTCAGGGCTTCTTCGTACGGCAGTAAAAGACATTCGTGAGCCGTGTAAAACTCGGTTTTGGTAAAGGTGGGGCTGCTGGTGTCGACACCAATGGCCTTCATGAAACGGAGCGACTCGTCAACCTTGGTCGCGAACTTTCGGTAGCTGAGAGAAGGAAATAAAATTTTGCATATCGAGCGGTGAGTTTCTGGATCCAAAACGCGGCATACACATTTGGCTGCAAAGACGGACGTACCGGCTACCCTCATCCGTCGTCTCAACAAAGTCCAAATTCCAGGCGTGTAGCCTACTCATATCAGCGTATCCTCCGGTTGAAAAGGCACGGAGAATGTTTAATGTCTGCGCCGATTGGTGGTACGCTTCGACCATATTATTGGGATTGTGGCGACGGGCTTCCGGTGTGAACTCTTCGCGGTTGATGATATCTCCACGGTACGAAGGCAACGCCACACCGTCACGGACCTCATCCGGTTCACTGCGAGGCTTGGCAAACTGACCAGCCATGCGACCGACCTTGATGACTGGCATGGCCGAACCAAAGGTTAACACCAGAGCCATTTGCAAAAGGACACGGAAACTGTCACGGACGTGATCGACATTAAATTCGTTAAACGCTTCGGCACAGTCGCCGCCCATCAGCAAGAAGCCTTGCCCCGAACAGGCACGAGCCAACTGCTCGTGCAAGGAACGAACTTCACCCGCAAAGACCAAAGGAGAAAACTTCTTTATGGTGTCGAtggcttgttccaattcttcttcatcttcgtaGTTTGGTCCTTGTTGAACTTCTCTTTCTCTCCACGAACGAGGACTCCAGTCGGTATTGCCCCCGGTAGTGGCAGCCGTCGAAGCGGGCGGTTCCGTCGCCACCGACAACGCCGATTGACGGCGTCTAATGAACAAGAACAACACGAGATCGAAGCACCATGAGTCTTACGCTGGGAACAATTGCCAACGATATGTGTCCTTACACGTGAATACAAGATTCGCTTCGACAAATAAAGTTTTGGCGAAAAATGCAAAACCTATCACTATTGCATTCCAAGGAACAAATCGGTCACAGTCACGGAATATTAGAATCGGATCATAACTTACCCCACTAACGACTGGGGCGTAAAAGCCTCTGACGATGCCAGCAGCAATAGGGCACTTGCTAATTTCAGCATCATGGTCACGCGAAAGGATACGGTAGGGAGGTACCGACTATAGAGGCGTTGACTGATTGGTGGTGCTGGGCAATCTTTCGTGAGTTTGGACTGCCAAGTATCTGCGTGAACAGATGTCGTAGATCACCAAACTGCAAGCTTTTTCGAGATGCTTTCGATTGGTCGGGAAAGGACGGCGTTCCGCAACCAACGATCATTCGGACTCAAACATTCGCTCATAGACCAATCAGAAATCTAAATGAGTAACGATCTGACGAAATCAAACCGCGTTGAAGTTACTGCCCAGACGTGTGATACACCACGAATGCCAGACGAACCCTTAACTTTCAATATTAGGATTGTGGCTCACTATCCGTCGAAAGGAGCGGTCGTTGGAAGTTCATGTAAATGTTAGTCAAATCGATCGACGACcagactaactgtaatggCGAATTATCTAAAATTGATCAGGAAGTATCACAAAGACCAACAAATTTCCTCTACTTTAATGCAAGCTACAGACGGCCAGCCATGACTGACGCTTCTACCTACGGTCGACGTCTAGCAAATCGAAAAGGAGTTACCGTTGATCTGCAAACTGTGATGTTTGTGGAAATGCAATCATCCGTCTGTGTCATATTTGGTACAACTCTTGGACACTAAGTGGTATTGCATGACCTCGGTATAACCTTCATGTGACGTTCAATGGATGTGTGAATAGTTTATGTGGTAGCGTTTACCCAATCTGTTactctaacagtaaagtcaGCATGTAGAAAGGTATGATACAAAGTATTTCTAGATTTGAGACCCACGATCCCAATTCGTTGCTATGTCCCGTGTTTCAGCCTGCACGATGCTCTAATCGCTATCAAATGTATTCCCAAATTTTGCGCACCCTTATGATTCTTGCTGACAAAAAGAATTCGAAGAAAATAATGCTGTGAAAGTTGAAAAAGGCTGGAGCTACCCATGCACGATAGGCTTTTGCTGCCACACAACAGCATCGGACCGCAGTCGGTTTAGGTAAACACAGCACCACGACTCAGGGTTTCTGGCAAGTCCGCAACTGCATCATTGTAGTCTCGGTAAGCCGGCAGTTGACCATAATCACCGCGAGCACCGCCGTCTCTACTTGGACGGTCGCTATGATCGTCCAATCTGCGGCCCTCTTTTATCATGTACATTATTGAAATCAGAAAtgtgaaaaagaaggatgcCGCCGCACCGAAAGCACTTCCTTTGGCATTTTCCACGTCGTCTATTCCCCCCACAAAGAATGGCTGTTTAATCAGCAATATACCAACCCAAGACTGTTGCAATCAAAGGAACAGAGTCAGATCATAGAACGTGAATAACGTCGGAGAGAAACGGTCGGCCGACGCATAAACTGTAAACAAGTCATAGCACTCGATAACATCCGCAAAAGCACCTCCGACGCCCAATCAGAATGACGTCCGCGTTGGCAAATTCGAAGACATCGATGTTACATTCAGACGCTACTCCCTCGCTTCAGCCAATGTGAGATCTCTGGAAGCCCAACAGATCGCTCCATCCACCATCTCCAAGGAGTTTTGACTGGTCTTTGGATGGACAACGTTGCGTTTCATACGACTGAATCGTCACTCACCATGAACAGAATCCCTACTGCAGAGAAAAAGGCGCAGCCTTGCGATGCGGCGCCGAGATCCGAACACATTCTGCTATGGTGGAATTGCTTTTGTTTGGAGTGGGTGAGAGGGGTAAAAGTTGAATGCAGGATTAATAGAATTCACTTTTAGCTGGATCACGAGAATCCCTGGAGTGTCCGTGGAGTGCCTTCTTCTGGTCTCGTTCAAGGTTGGCGCATGCATTTGTTGTTTGACTATGAAGCAGTCACGCTATAGGGTCGCGCTTCCGCGATCACGCGTGCAAAAATGACCTCAACGGCCAACTCCACGGGATGCTCAAACCACCTTTGAGTAAGGGCTAGGGCTTATTTCACTACCAGCA
Encoded here:
- the AroA gene encoding 3-deoxy-7-phosphoheptulonate synthase (first step in the shikimate pathway; no targeting sequences found) — its product is MMLKLASALLLLASSEAFTPQSLVGRRQSALSVATEPPASTAATTGGNTDWSPRSWREREVQQGPNYEDEEELEQAIDTIKKFSPLVFAGEVRSLHEQLARACSGQGFLLMGGDCAEAFNEFNVDHVRDSFRVLLQMALVLTFGSAMPVIKVGRMAGQFAKPRSEPDEVRDGVALPSYRGDIINREEFTPEARRHNPNNMVEAYHQSAQTLNILRAFSTGGYADMSRLHAWNLDFVETTDEGSRYRKFATKVDESLRFMKAIGVDTSSPTFTKTEFYTAHECLLLPYEEALTRKDSTTGRYYDCSGHMLWVGERTRQLDGAHLEFVRGIGNPLGVKISDKCTPEELIRIIDTMNPQNIPGRLTIVVRMGAEKVRKNLPALIRAVQREGKSVLWISDPVHGNTYKTDSGIKTRNFDAIRDELRAFFDVHDEMGSHPGGVHLEMTGEDVTECTGGISGVSEDTLNDRYHTFCDPRLNGAQALELAFLIAERMRLRTGLPPIE
- a CDS encoding predicted protein; translation: MCSDLGAASQGCAFFSAVGILFMSWVGILLIKQPFFVGGIDDVENAKGSAFGAAASFFFTFLISIMYMIKEGRRLDDHSDRPSRDGGARGDYGQLPAYRDYNDAVADLPETLSRGAVFT